The Mytilus edulis unplaced genomic scaffold, xbMytEdul2.2 SCAFFOLD_529, whole genome shotgun sequence genome window below encodes:
- the LOC139508672 gene encoding uncharacterized protein, translating to MNIATPGTLEKLVKKHSYTVLILALTIVAVAIISIGVVLAICRVRRQGPFKRNEQETGSQMKEMHDANYHDFETASHNASSMSNSNTAYNTHTDERHVLSDQTSENMKSDTASKNEYSVVVKDKKSSQGANDDNFDQKDINSSDLMDNDYERLNQIRILSDNSKNIYDSSSGLRDEYDPTYNTTSHISGRNKDENSVYDQT from the exons ATGAACATTGCGACGCCAGGAACATTGGAAAAGTTAGTAAAGAAACATTCTTATACTG TTTTGATATTGGCTTTAACAATTGTTGCGGTTGCAATTATATCTATTGGAGTAGTGCTGGCTATTTGTCGAGTAAG ACGTCAAGGACCATTTAAGCGTAACGAACAGGAAACAGGTTCGCAAATGAAGGAAATGCACGATGCAAACTACCATGACTTTGAAACTGCTTCTCATAATGCATCCAGTATGTCGAATAGTAATACGGCATATAATACACATACTGATGAACGCCATGTACTTTCAGATCAGACTTCGGAAAACATGAAAAGCGACACAGCGTCAAAAAATGAGTACAGTGTCGTTGTGAAAGATAAAAAATCAAGTCAGGGTGCTAACGATGATAACTTTGACCAAAAAGATATAAATTCTTCTGACCTTATGGACAACGATTATGAAAGGCTTAATCAAATTCGAATTCTTAGTGATAACtccaaaaatatttatgatagCTCTTCCGGTTTAAGAGATGAATACGATCCAACGTACAACACGACTTCTCACATTTCTGGAAGAAATAAGGACGAAAATTCAGTATATGATCAAACCTAA
- the LOC139508674 gene encoding keratin, type II cytoskeletal 68 kDa, component IB-like — protein sequence MVPSMSYSGTRAAAQSFAHYLRVSWDFEQCDNNVVIFISRDDRKVYTESGQTAYKILTTECTEEVYNRVKPKLSEGRYNSALDEMIGYYKTIFERGNCEHIKDNSLSTGAIVGIVIGALSGVGIIAIITCCCCGCCSGCSSSGGGQSGGHRSYFHSSSSGGGGGGGSGFFGGGSGDGGGGGGGDF from the exons ATGGTTCCGTCTATGAGTTATTCTGG AACCAGAGCTGCAGCACAAAGTTTTGCACACTATCTCAGAGTGAGTTGGGACTTTGAGCAATGTGACAACAATGTAGTTATATTTATATCACGGGACGATAGAAAG GTATACACAGAATCTGGACAAACAGCGTATAAGATCTTAACAACAGAGTGTACAGAGGAAGTCTATAATAGAGTGAAACCCAAGTTATCAGAAGGAAGATATAATAGCGCATTAGATGAAATGATAGGGTATTACAA aaCTATATTTGAACGTGGTAACTGTGAACACATCAAAGATAACAGCTTAAGTACGGGTGCTATAGTAGGGATCGTGATAGGTGCTTTATCAGGTGTAGGAATCATAGCTATTATTACTTGTTGTTGCTGTGGATGTTGCTCCGGTTGTTCTAGTTCCGGAGGTGGTCAAAGTGGAGGACATCGCAGTTATTTCCATTCGTCTAGTAGCGGAGGTGGAGGTGGTGGTGGTAGTGGGTTTTTCGGAGGAGGCAGTGGAGATGGGGGCGGCGGAGGCGGAGGAGATTTCTAG